Proteins encoded by one window of Aspergillus puulaauensis MK2 DNA, chromosome 4, nearly complete sequence:
- a CDS encoding uncharacterized protein (COG:S;~EggNog:ENOG410PRMV;~InterPro:IPR028143;~PFAM:PF08690;~TransMembrane:3 (i195-213o233-250i268-285o)), with protein sequence MSSTDESPAQRAARLRRERREAKIKEGGASRLDKITNLSGRTPSKDRDDASPSPSPQPPAAAPSPSPEPRPTPQQAQQTSSQAPPQPSVVDATPDAFREQQEALRALLRQPDPSQQEGGEEEDPTLKLLNSLMGGMPGAAQGANPGGDAGGDAPGGIPPGLASSLGLPPWMADVLGSATQPPSEEQKKATLTWKVLHILFSVVLGVYIVFLASSSVATYGKQPPPPATARNPFLFFTTGELVLSGARIIMKNGGPPGPFLYIQLLRDFIRDGSIVLFLFGMGSWWNQGW encoded by the exons ATGTCTTCAACCGACGAATCCCCTGCTCAACGAGCAGCCCGATTACGGCGCGAACGCCGCGAGGCCAAGATAAAGGAGGGAGGAGCGTCTCGTTTAGACAAAATCACAAACTTGAGCGGACGAACACCCTCAAAAG ATCGCGATGATGCATCACCGTCTCCTTCCCCACAGccccctgctgctgcccccTCTCCAAGCCCCGAACCACGACCAACGCCGCAACAAGCACAACAAACATCTAGTCAAGCACCACCACAGCCGAGTGTCGTAGATGCAACTCCAGATGCGTTCCGCGAACAGCAAGAAGCTCTCCGtgccctcctccgccaaccAGACCCCTCTCAACAGGagggcggcgaagaagaagacccgACCTTGAAACTCTTGAACTCTCTCATGGGCGGAATGCCTGGTGCCGCTCAAGGTGCCAATCCCGGTGGGGATGCTGGCGGAGATGCTCCAGGTGGTATCCCTCCGGGACTTGCATCTTCACTTGGTCTTCCGCCGTGGATGGCGGACGTGCTTGGCTCTGCGACCCAGCCACCGTCTGAGGAGCAAAAGAAGGCTACCCTGACCTGGAAGGTTCTTCACATTCTGTTTTCGGTGGTGCTTGGAGTCTACATTGTTTTTCTAGCCAGTTCGTCCGTTGCAACGTACGGCAAACAACCGCCACCTCCAGCCACGGCACGGAACCCGTTCCTTTTCTTTACGACGGGAGAGCTCGTGTTGAGCGGGGCGAGGATCATTATGAAGAATGGTGGGCCACCTGGGCCATTTCTTTATATTCAGCTGCTACGAGACTTTATTCGCGATGGCAGTATTGTTCTCTTTTTGTTTGGGATGGGCTCTTGGTGGAATCAGGGATGGTAA